Proteins encoded within one genomic window of Eurosta solidaginis isolate ZX-2024a chromosome 1, ASM4086904v1, whole genome shotgun sequence:
- the LOC137254555 gene encoding uncharacterized protein: MRKIRRRFAYKIAALLSLLMVVMFLLLTGPKEMDRNEKIAIIERSIRSPMNRGECHLPELALDDPDVMKYYHQVEKIQCGNPLDDWVTCEKSICFVKPEISATQGEVICSYTDIIRISDYRNKYGKTTKTKEPYILRKSDFIKVVCHSETSGSSWYGMAYGIRDGVVVKLSTPPKVPIYAGLSGLSVAELTADENTLLEPTKYYNILMFGFDSISRNAFQRKLPKTYSYLVQELKAVVLKGYNIIGDGTPQALVPLLTGFTELELPETRIRMPNAMNVDVYPMIWKEYAQHGYYTSFNEDVPHIGTFTYRMKGFTEQPVDHYMRTLYMEASNLWNCCAKHCVGHKPDHVVMLDYTKHFMVKYKDSPRFVFSFHGGLSHDSINLIGAADDDVMSWLQILKDTHLLDNTILIMMSDHGNRFAEVRATLQGKQEERLPFFSFTFPKAFRNRFPQEYANFVANAEHLTTPFDIHATLQHLLSLQNGPEDNQVDNIVPEDFTHTSSSETESLVPPQYKKLAQKRAISLFEKIPKNRSCSDAYIEPHWCACLNWQRLSLNENESHIPILLKAATSIVTTINELTKSYRKLCAPLELEHINWALRLNPHNEMLTYKTNSDKDGYVADMSDKMQMHKELYQLQIAVEPGQSLFEASVTYDLTTFEMHTKATDISRVNKYGSQANCIYERNPELRKYCYCRT; the protein is encoded by the exons TGCAATCATTGAACGTTCCATTCGCTCACCTATGAATCGTGGTGAATGCCATTTGCCGGAGCTAGCCCTTGATGATCCAGACGTTATGAAATACTATCATCAAGTTGAAAAAATTCAATGTGGCAATCCTCTTGATGACTGGGTTACATGTGAG AAATCGATTTGTTTCGTTAAGCCCGAAATAAGCGCGACACAAGGTGAAGTAATTTGCTCATATACGGATATTATACGTATTTCAGACTACAGAAATAAATACGGCAAGACGACAAAAACAAAAGAACCATATATTTTGCGTAAAAGTGATTTTATAAAGGTTGTTTGTCACAGCGAAACATCTGGTAGTAGTTGGTATGGTATGGCCTATGGAATACGTGATGGAGTTGTTGTAAAACTATCAACTCCACCCAAGGTGCCTATTTATGCAGGATTGTCTGGTTTGAGTGTTGCTGAACTAACAGCCGATGAAAATACATTATTGGAGCCaacaaaatattataatattCTAATGTTTGGGTTTGATTCAATCAGTAGAAATGCTTTTCAACGCAAATTACCCAAAACATATTCGTATCTCGTGCAAGAACTAAAAGCGGTTGTATTGAAAGGTTATAATATTATTGGTGATGGTACACCGCAAGCTTTAGTGCCATTGCTTACTGGCTTTACAGAACTTGAATTACCAGAGACTCGTATTCGTATGCCAAATGCGATGAATGTAGATGTTTACCCAATGATATGGAAAGAATATGCACAACATGGCTACTATACATCGTTTAATGAAGATGTGCCACATATTGGCACATTCACATATCGTATGAAAGGATTCACAGAACAACCAGTCGATCATTATATGCGTACATTATACATGGAAGCGTCAAACTTGTGGAATTGCTGTGCAAAACACTGCGTTGGACATAAACCCGATCATGTTGTTATGTTGGACTATACAAAGCAT TTTATGGTCAAATATAAGGATTCGCCACGATTTGTGTTCAGTTTTCATGGTGGACTGTCGCATGATTCCATAAATTTGATTGGTGCTGCCGATGATGATGTTATGTCTTGGCTGCAAATTTTAAAGGATACTCATTTGTTAGACAATACAATTCTTATAATGATGTCGGATCATGGCAATAG ATTTGCAGAGGTACGCGCCACGCTGCAGGGTAAACAGGAGGAACGTTTACCGTTCTTCAGCTTTACATTTCCCAAGGCTTTTCGTAATCGATTTCCCCAGGAGTATGCCAATTTCGTAGCAAATGCCGAGCATTTGACCACACCATTTGACATACATGCCACACTTCAACATTTATTAT cTCTTCAAAACGGCCCCGAAGACAACCAAGTAGATAATATAGTTCCCGAAGATTTTACACATACAAGCTCTTCAGAAACAGAATCTCTAGTGCCACCACAATATAAAAAACTCGCACAAAAACGTGCTATTTCATTATTCGAAAAAATACCAAAGAATCGTTCTTGTAGTGATGCTTACATTGAACCGCACTGGTGTGCCTGTCTCAATTGGCAGCGTTTATCATTAAATGAAAACGAATCACACATACCAATCTTACTTAAAGCAGCAACCAGCATTGTTACCACCATAAATGAATTAACCAAATCGTATCGCAAGCTCTGTGCGCCTCTCGAATTGGAACACATAAATTGGGCATTGCGCCTAAATCCACATAATGAGATGTTAACGTATAAGACGAATAGCGATAAAGATGGCTATGTGGCGGATATGAGTGATAAAATGCAAATGCATAAAGAATTGTATCAATTGCAAATTGCTGTTGAACCCGGCCAATCACTATTCGAGGCGAGCGTAACGTATGATTTAACAACGTTTGAGATGCATACAAAAGCTACGGACATATCACGTGTAAATAAATATGGTAGTCAAGCCAATTGTATATATGAACGTAATCCAGAATTGCGCAAGTATTGCTATTGTCGTACGTAG